In the genome of Massilia sp. PAMC28688, one region contains:
- a CDS encoding transposase — translation MKPGNRKGRPNYPVEFKRRLAAAACEAGVSVSKLSMANGVNANMVFKWRREYRAGLFDNIPDASTTLLPVVIADTPLMVAPAVIAQAASPAANLSTVEIIFADAVVRVHEGVDAALLRTIFQSLRP, via the coding sequence ATGAAGCCGGGAAACCGGAAAGGGCGGCCGAACTATCCGGTCGAGTTCAAGCGGCGCCTTGCCGCTGCGGCGTGCGAAGCCGGGGTGTCGGTTTCGAAGCTTTCGATGGCCAACGGCGTCAACGCCAACATGGTGTTCAAGTGGCGCCGCGAGTATCGCGCAGGTCTCTTTGACAATATACCGGACGCAAGCACAACGTTGCTGCCGGTCGTTATTGCGGATACTCCGTTGATGGTGGCGCCGGCGGTGATCGCCCAAGCGGCGTCGCCTGCCGCCAACCTGAGCACGGTCGAGATCATCTTCGCCGACGCGGTCGTGCGTGTTCACGAGGGCGTCGACGCTGCGCTGCTCAGAACGATCTTCCAGAGTCTGCGACCATGA
- a CDS encoding DUF4019 domain-containing protein: MGSNEVLQTVGQVAGIGGLALGVFVLIFRDIVRRNIFPKLGPTHAYRVITLIVSLTFLISATGIGAYVYLQSPGKPDDVQFPPQSPEPVIMAHLALIDGHRYAEAYSALSNDAKQRISADVFNKVFEAQRAPQGRLLKRVFYGTAASRQLPDQTRGAFNTTTYLTDFEHGGRYVEAVTVRAERNEWRVLFHNLMPCRPPACS, encoded by the coding sequence ATGGGCAGCAATGAAGTTCTCCAAACAGTAGGGCAGGTCGCCGGCATCGGTGGACTCGCGCTGGGCGTATTTGTTCTCATCTTTCGCGACATCGTCAGGCGCAATATCTTCCCCAAGCTCGGTCCGACGCACGCCTACCGGGTCATCACACTCATTGTCTCGTTGACGTTCCTGATCTCCGCCACCGGCATCGGCGCCTATGTTTATCTGCAGTCGCCAGGCAAGCCGGATGACGTTCAGTTTCCCCCACAAAGCCCGGAACCGGTCATCATGGCGCATCTTGCGCTGATCGATGGGCATCGGTATGCCGAGGCGTATTCCGCGCTGTCGAACGATGCCAAACAGCGTATCTCTGCCGACGTCTTCAACAAGGTCTTCGAAGCCCAACGGGCTCCTCAAGGGCGACTACTGAAGCGCGTGTTCTACGGGACGGCGGCAAGCAGGCAGTTGCCAGACCAGACCCGAGGCGCATTCAATACCACGACTTATCTGACCGATTTCGAGCATGGAGGCCGCTATGTGGAAGCCGTCACAGTGCGGGCCGAGCGCAATGAATGGCGGGTCCTGTTTCACAATCTGATGCCGTGCCGACCACCGGCGTGCAGTTGA
- a CDS encoding EAL domain-containing protein has product MKHQTDSRPPRPTDAGAGQPIPAHLGDMLDSLSDGFMSMDRSWRFTYLNHTAERYLQQKRENLLGREIWQCFPGLADSDYSRVYRQTAATGCPGQHTGYYAPLSTWFEVRSFAHDDGITVLFRDVSREREHEAQLEFEASHDYLTGLANRRKCMEVLSHAVAEANSSGFTDGASLAVLFVDLDHFKEVNDACGHAVGDRLLREFVKRLLAILEPTIFAARVGGDEFVLLLRNTTESAAEGFAHAVLRGFATPFDKCGRYVSLSASIGIALLRETAESAELLLSQADTAMYAAKSAGRGQVRTYDEALDRGMRDRLALRMDLAEAFAANQFELHFQPQIALADASAVGAEALLRWRHPERGWLTPYAFLDVLLQSPYEETLVDWLLNSVCQHIGAWRRRGVPIPKISLNLSARQLLGVGLVDKILRIARAHGVSPAMLGIEVTEDSLLNDIDKAASVLAALKQAGISTSLDDFGCGYSSLGYLVRLPIDTLKIDKSFVQALVDSDKAPAVIRGIVALARSLGMTTVAEGVESEPQAAELKDGGCDVIQGYLISRPLAADAFAEFMLRLE; this is encoded by the coding sequence ATGAAGCATCAGACTGATTCTCGACCTCCCCGCCCGACGGATGCTGGCGCCGGACAGCCGATTCCGGCTCACCTTGGCGACATGCTCGACAGCTTGAGCGACGGCTTCATGTCCATGGACAGATCGTGGCGCTTCACCTATCTCAACCATACAGCTGAACGGTACTTGCAGCAGAAGCGGGAAAACCTGCTGGGACGCGAAATATGGCAGTGTTTCCCGGGATTGGCAGACTCCGACTACTCTCGCGTTTATCGGCAAACGGCGGCAACCGGATGCCCAGGCCAGCATACTGGCTATTACGCTCCGCTCAGCACCTGGTTTGAAGTGCGCTCATTTGCTCACGACGACGGTATCACGGTGCTCTTTCGCGACGTTTCACGCGAACGCGAGCACGAAGCGCAGCTGGAATTTGAAGCCAGTCACGACTACCTGACCGGATTGGCCAACAGACGCAAGTGCATGGAAGTGCTGTCACACGCGGTGGCCGAGGCTAATTCCTCTGGCTTTACGGATGGCGCGTCCCTGGCGGTACTATTTGTCGACCTCGACCATTTCAAGGAAGTCAATGACGCCTGCGGCCATGCGGTCGGCGATCGGCTGCTGCGCGAATTTGTGAAAAGGCTGCTCGCAATACTCGAACCCACTATTTTCGCCGCGCGCGTAGGGGGTGATGAGTTTGTTCTCTTGTTACGCAATACGACCGAAAGCGCAGCAGAAGGGTTCGCGCACGCCGTGCTCAGGGGGTTCGCCACGCCATTCGATAAATGCGGAAGATACGTCTCCCTGTCCGCCAGCATTGGCATCGCGCTGCTGAGAGAAACAGCGGAATCAGCCGAGTTGCTGCTCAGTCAGGCCGACACGGCCATGTACGCAGCGAAGTCAGCTGGTCGGGGTCAGGTGCGCACGTATGACGAAGCGCTGGACCGGGGCATGCGTGACCGCCTCGCCTTGCGCATGGATCTTGCTGAGGCGTTTGCCGCGAACCAGTTCGAATTGCATTTCCAGCCCCAGATAGCACTCGCGGACGCTTCCGCGGTCGGTGCCGAGGCACTACTTCGCTGGCGTCATCCCGAACGAGGCTGGCTCACGCCGTACGCATTCCTGGATGTGTTACTTCAGTCACCCTACGAAGAAACCCTCGTCGACTGGCTGCTCAATTCAGTCTGCCAGCACATCGGCGCATGGCGCCGCCGCGGGGTGCCCATACCGAAGATCAGCCTCAATTTGTCGGCCCGACAACTTCTGGGTGTGGGACTTGTCGATAAAATTCTGCGTATCGCGAGGGCGCATGGAGTCTCCCCTGCAATGCTCGGCATTGAAGTCACGGAGGACTCCCTGCTTAACGATATCGACAAGGCAGCGTCAGTTCTTGCCGCGCTGAAGCAAGCTGGCATCTCCACATCGCTGGACGACTTCGGCTGTGGATACTCCAGTCTAGGCTACCTGGTCCGATTGCCTATCGACACGCTGAAGATCGACAAGTCGTTTGTCCAGGCGCTGGTCGATTCAGATAAGGCACCGGCGGTCATCCGGGGCATTGTCGCTCTCGCCCGCTCGCTGGGCATGACCACGGTCGCGGAAGGCGTAGAGAGCGAGCCGCAGGCCGCAGAACTGAAGGACGGCGGATGCGATGTCATTCAGGGTTATCTAATCAGCCGCCCACTTGCAGCGGATGCCTTTGCGGAATTCATGCTACGCCTGGAATGA
- a CDS encoding sorbosone dehydrogenase family protein produces the protein MKQHTIHGGAGACLVPTLIFAVLLNACGERAENVDQYGAEPTLPAPERGLLPSMKIAEPTPWGNQLPTVPEGYTISAIATNLKIPRQTLVLPNGDILVAEGKGGNAKPLKPKDLIAGYIKSKGTTSVESGNRLTLLRDGNGDGVYETRTVYADKLNAPYGLALVGNKLYVANQDALVRFDYQEGATTASAPPVKVTDLPSEINHHWTKALAASADGRFLYVGIGSNSNITERGMTAEIDRAMIWEINAETGARRNYATGLRNPTALTIQPGTGQLWAVVNERDEIGPNLVPDYLTTVKEGAFYGWPYSYWGQNVDDRVRPQDPQKVAAAIKPDYALGSHVAALGLDFSDPAMGARYADGVFIGEHGSWNRDNPVGYKVVFVPFRGGRPGGPPVDFVTGFRDADGKTRGRPVGVTVDPRGALIVADDLANVIWRVTPVL, from the coding sequence ATGAAACAGCACACCATCCATGGCGGCGCCGGCGCCTGCCTTGTGCCAACGCTTATTTTTGCAGTATTGCTCAATGCCTGTGGCGAGCGCGCCGAGAATGTGGATCAGTACGGCGCCGAGCCGACCCTGCCCGCACCGGAACGGGGGTTGCTGCCTTCCATGAAAATTGCCGAGCCAACCCCGTGGGGGAATCAACTGCCGACGGTGCCAGAGGGCTACACCATCTCGGCCATCGCCACCAACCTGAAAATTCCACGTCAGACCCTGGTGCTTCCCAATGGCGATATTCTCGTTGCCGAAGGCAAGGGCGGCAATGCCAAACCGCTCAAGCCAAAGGATCTGATCGCCGGGTATATCAAGTCCAAGGGCACCACGTCCGTTGAGAGTGGCAACCGCTTGACTCTGTTGCGGGACGGGAATGGCGACGGTGTGTACGAAACCCGCACAGTGTACGCCGACAAACTCAACGCGCCCTACGGGCTGGCGCTGGTGGGCAACAAGCTCTACGTGGCTAACCAGGATGCACTGGTACGCTTTGACTACCAGGAGGGCGCCACCACGGCAAGCGCACCGCCGGTCAAGGTTACCGATCTGCCGTCAGAGATCAACCATCACTGGACCAAGGCGCTGGCGGCAAGTGCGGACGGGCGCTTCCTTTACGTCGGCATTGGCTCCAACAGCAATATCACCGAGCGCGGCATGACGGCCGAAATTGATCGCGCGATGATTTGGGAAATCAATGCCGAAACAGGCGCGCGCCGCAACTACGCTACCGGCTTGCGCAATCCTACGGCACTCACGATCCAGCCGGGAACGGGTCAATTGTGGGCAGTGGTGAACGAACGCGACGAAATCGGGCCGAACCTGGTGCCTGACTATCTCACGACGGTCAAGGAAGGTGCGTTCTATGGCTGGCCCTACAGCTATTGGGGGCAGAATGTCGATGATCGGGTGCGGCCGCAGGATCCACAAAAAGTCGCGGCAGCAATCAAGCCTGACTATGCGCTCGGCTCGCACGTTGCTGCGCTGGGGCTTGACTTCTCGGATCCGGCAATGGGTGCACGGTACGCAGACGGCGTGTTCATTGGCGAACACGGCAGCTGGAATCGGGACAATCCTGTCGGCTACAAGGTGGTATTTGTCCCCTTTCGCGGTGGACGTCCTGGCGGTCCGCCAGTGGATTTTGTCACGGGCTTTCGCGATGCCGATGGCAAGACCCGCGGTCGCCCCGTTGGCGTGACAGTCGATCCACGCGGCGCCTTGATTGTGGCTGACGATCTCGCCAATGTCATTTGGCGCGTGACCCCCGTCTTGTAG
- a CDS encoding DUF2231 domain-containing protein, with protein MTTSHIRPPGRGLHPVHALLLGGAFPLFLGGLLSDLAYSSSYHIQWSNFASWLIVGGLVFSGLALLWAAIELVRADRRGTTFFVFTLLLLATWLVGFFNSLTHAKDAWAAMPMGLVLSVIAVLLACAATWVGFAKFGVGGAR; from the coding sequence TTGACTACCAGCCACATTCGTCCACCTGGACGGGGGCTTCACCCAGTGCATGCGCTATTGCTCGGTGGGGCATTCCCACTCTTTCTGGGAGGCTTGCTGAGCGACCTCGCTTACTCATCAAGCTATCACATACAGTGGAGCAATTTTGCTTCGTGGCTGATCGTCGGTGGCCTGGTCTTTAGCGGCCTGGCGCTGCTGTGGGCCGCCATTGAGCTGGTTCGCGCCGATCGCCGTGGCACCACGTTTTTTGTTTTCACACTGCTGCTGCTTGCCACATGGCTGGTTGGCTTCTTCAATTCACTCACGCATGCAAAGGATGCCTGGGCAGCCATGCCGATGGGCCTTGTGCTTTCCGTGATCGCGGTCCTGTTGGCTTGTGCAGCAACCTGGGTCGGCTTCGCCAAGTTTGGCGTGGGAGGTGCACGATGA
- a CDS encoding DUF2231 domain-containing protein: MTIKSPLLKPAPDSTHSAFSIAGHPIHAMLISFPVAFTLGGLASDLAYWWSGDVFWSRVSVWMIGASFIMGGLAGLAGTIDFMMVHKIRRHVASWNHFIAAVMLISLIAANWWSRVNDHEAAVLPWGLFLSGVSALSLSVVGWFGGKLVFHHHIGSDPEEI, translated from the coding sequence ATGACAATCAAAAGCCCGCTGCTCAAACCAGCGCCCGACAGCACGCACAGTGCGTTTTCCATCGCAGGCCATCCGATTCACGCGATGCTGATCTCGTTCCCGGTGGCTTTTACACTGGGCGGGCTGGCCAGTGACCTGGCGTACTGGTGGTCGGGCGATGTGTTCTGGTCGCGCGTGTCGGTCTGGATGATAGGTGCCTCGTTCATCATGGGTGGCCTGGCGGGCCTGGCCGGTACGATCGATTTCATGATGGTGCACAAGATCCGGCGCCACGTGGCGAGCTGGAACCACTTCATTGCCGCAGTCATGCTGATCTCGCTGATCGCTGCAAACTGGTGGAGCCGGGTCAATGATCACGAAGCAGCAGTGCTGCCCTGGGGTTTGTTCCTGTCCGGTGTCAGTGCCCTGTCGCTAAGCGTGGTTGGCTGGTTTGGCGGCAAGCTCGTGTTCCATCATCACATCGGCAGCGACCCTGAAGAAATTTAA
- a CDS encoding CopD family protein has protein sequence MSLMLSLHIAFLVLWSGTLLYFPYLLAQQASAHDDEDHQRLLKMQHTLYAYVMTPAGLLTIIFGSWMLFERGFTGGWLPVKLALVLAMVFFHVYCGTLMEQLKGKEPTQSIWFYRMLLVPPMLLIPAVVALVVQKPF, from the coding sequence ATGTCACTCATGCTTAGCTTGCATATTGCCTTTCTGGTGCTGTGGTCCGGCACACTGCTGTATTTCCCCTATCTGCTGGCTCAGCAGGCGTCTGCGCATGACGATGAAGACCACCAGCGTCTGCTCAAGATGCAACACACCCTGTACGCATACGTGATGACACCTGCGGGCCTGCTGACGATCATCTTCGGCAGCTGGATGCTGTTCGAGCGCGGGTTTACCGGCGGCTGGCTGCCGGTCAAGCTGGCCCTGGTGCTGGCCATGGTGTTCTTCCACGTCTACTGCGGCACTCTCATGGAGCAACTCAAGGGGAAAGAACCCACCCAGTCGATCTGGTTCTATCGCATGCTGTTGGTGCCGCCGATGCTGCTGATTCCCGCTGTAGTTGCCCTGGTGGTTCAAAAGCCATTTTGA
- the tnpB gene encoding IS66 family insertion sequence element accessory protein TnpB (TnpB, as the term is used for proteins encoded by IS66 family insertion elements, is considered an accessory protein, since TnpC, encoded by a neighboring gene, is a DDE family transposase.): MIGLPAGTRIWIAAGFTDMRCGFNGLAAKVESALLDDPFSGHVFAFRGRRGNVIKLLWSSGDGLCMFAKRLEHGRFVWPQATDGKVHLTPAQLSMLLEGINWKQPERTAPLMSVL; the protein is encoded by the coding sequence ATGATCGGGCTGCCGGCGGGCACACGTATCTGGATCGCTGCAGGCTTCACGGATATGCGCTGCGGCTTTAACGGCCTGGCGGCCAAGGTGGAGAGTGCGTTGCTGGACGACCCATTCAGCGGCCACGTGTTCGCGTTCCGTGGTCGGCGCGGCAACGTCATCAAGTTGCTGTGGTCCAGTGGCGATGGCCTGTGCATGTTCGCCAAGCGCCTCGAGCATGGCCGCTTCGTCTGGCCGCAAGCAACCGACGGCAAGGTCCATCTGACGCCGGCCCAACTGTCGATGCTCCTCGAAGGCATCAACTGGAAACAGCCCGAACGCACCGCGCCCCTCATGTCGGTGTTGTAA
- a CDS encoding LLM class oxidoreductase, with protein sequence MGNMLTPNRTAKPGDSKGFRRMFSADRLTLGVFFPIEAFPGDQPTMLGQERLARRAEELGYAALWCRDVPLRDPSFGDVGQVYDPWVYLGWIAAQTSEIALATGALVLTLRHPLHTAKGVASVDRLSGNRLVLGIASGDRPVEFPAFGVDFEQRSVLFRDNLRVVRTVLAEEFPTIESSHATLAGTADLVPKPITPVPMLVTGHSGQPLEWIAKNADGWITYPRGLQRQAEVVAHWRAAVEAAAPGVFKPFVQSFYVDLSGDPDAAPTPIHLGFRGGRHFVLRFLEALRSIGVNHVILNFKYSARSAGDVLEEIGKEILPQLAASAP encoded by the coding sequence ATGGGAAACATGTTGACACCGAACCGGACGGCCAAGCCCGGCGATTCCAAAGGCTTTCGGCGAATGTTTTCGGCGGATCGGCTGACACTCGGCGTGTTCTTCCCGATCGAGGCTTTCCCGGGCGACCAGCCGACGATGCTCGGCCAGGAACGCCTGGCCCGCCGCGCCGAAGAGCTTGGATACGCCGCGCTCTGGTGCCGCGACGTTCCGCTGCGCGACCCCAGCTTCGGCGACGTGGGCCAGGTCTACGATCCGTGGGTCTATCTCGGCTGGATCGCGGCGCAGACCAGCGAGATCGCGCTGGCCACTGGCGCCCTGGTCCTGACCCTGCGCCACCCCTTGCATACGGCTAAGGGCGTGGCATCGGTCGACCGGCTGTCCGGCAACCGCCTGGTCCTCGGCATTGCCTCCGGCGACCGGCCAGTCGAGTTCCCGGCCTTCGGCGTCGACTTTGAACAGCGTTCCGTGCTGTTCCGTGACAACCTGCGCGTCGTGCGCACCGTCCTCGCCGAGGAGTTCCCGACAATCGAGTCGTCCCACGCCACGCTGGCCGGGACTGCGGATCTCGTGCCCAAGCCGATCACCCCCGTGCCGATGCTCGTTACCGGTCACAGCGGCCAGCCGCTGGAATGGATCGCGAAAAATGCGGATGGGTGGATTACCTACCCGCGCGGACTCCAGCGCCAGGCCGAGGTCGTGGCGCACTGGCGCGCCGCGGTGGAGGCTGCGGCACCCGGCGTCTTCAAGCCCTTCGTGCAATCGTTCTATGTCGATCTGAGCGGCGATCCTGACGCGGCGCCCACGCCGATCCACCTGGGCTTTCGCGGCGGCCGCCATTTCGTCCTGCGCTTTCTCGAGGCGCTACGCTCGATCGGGGTCAATCACGTCATCCTTAACTTCAAGTACAGCGCGCGCAGTGCCGGCGACGTGCTCGAAGAGATCGGCAAGGAAATACTGCCGCAGCTGGCGGCATCCGCGCCCTGA